The genomic interval catcgccTGGGATGCTGaaccaggctcaaaaccctgaggtcaccagctggagtacaggctcaccagcttgagtgtgggttgccggcttgaacatgggattgcagacatgaccccatggtcactggcttaagtccaaaggttgctggcttgatcccaaggttgctggcttgagcaaggcatcactcactctgctgtacccgccaggtcaaggcacgtatgagaaagcaatcaataaataactaagaaatcacaacaagaattgatgcttctcatctcttttccttcttttcatctACCCCTGTCTGACACTCCCCCCaaccaaaaagaaatatacatatatgcacacacacacaccaaatgaTTGAGTGGCACTTTCTTggaattgtgttatttttaaaagctccacTGTGGAACCTCTTCTGTTGTGCTACCCTTCCCGTGCCCCCACACCAAGTACTTAATAGTCCATCTATGTGACTCTAGTGGGTTAAGTCAGAGATCTGGAGTTAAATCCCAGCTCCTTCACTTACAAGCTAAGTGatttaagcttcagtttcctcttgtATAAATTGAGGCAAAGAGTCAATTCCTCATCAGATTGTTAAATAAGAAACCTAGATCTCTAAAATTATTGAGAATACGCACTTGCTGTTAATTAACAAAGCACTGTTGGATCATTCTTCTCATTCAACACTATTTTGTGGGAATTATCACACCCATAGTCACTTACACATAAgaaaaatgagacccagagaaaGTAAGTCTCCCACGTTCTCACAACTGGTAAACTGTAGGGCCAGCAGTTGAACCCAGGCCAGGCACACTTGCCAGCCTGGAAGCTGGGTCGTAAGTGTAGTAAGTCTGCAAGTCCTACTACTGCACAAGAAGAGTCAAACAGACCCCGAGAGGAGAGGCGATGCAGCTCTGAGGTTCCCCAAGGGCAGCTGTAGGGAATCAAAAGCATGGCACCATGCATACAGAACTCCACATACTGTGTAAGTTCTGTTGAATGAAGCCAGCTTTGTAGACCTTTTCATCCATTTCAACTTGATGCCAACAGTGCATGACTTCAGAACGTCTTTTTCAATTCTTCCTATGAGGACATTAGCATCTGGGGAAAAATGCTAGAGTCTAGGCCAAGACAGGAGTGAAGAAAAGCTGAGGCATATTTCACCTCTCCCAGGAACAGATAGATCTCTTCCCAACTACTGTTTTACCAAATGTGTTCAGGGCACCATTGTGCCCAGAGATCCTAGTCTCTCCATCCCCCGTCTGTCTCAGGGTCTCACCCTTTCCCTGTGTTGGCTGTCTCTCAATGACTTAAAGGCTCAGCCCAAGCTGCATTATAATGTAAATCATTTCTCCAGTTTTAACCACTTAAACCTTCTGCCCAGCATGTGCTGGCTGGTGGCCGCCACTCAAGAGGTGGTGAGAATTACTGCCCACAGTCAAAGCAGCCTGAGGATTCTTTGGGCTAAGGTAACCTTAATACAGGTAAACATCTAATTTGTTAGGCTTCCAGAATTACTATCAACGGTTCAAGAAACAAGTCGaggaatcatttaaaaataaacagaaaatgtggtatatatatatacatttatatatatatatatatataaatgtatatatatatacacatacatacaatggaatattactcagccttaaaaaggaaggacattGTGACACATGCTGTAacatggatcttgagaacattttgCTAAGTGGAATTAGTCACAAAAGTACaagatactgtatgattccacttatatgaagtactTAGAGTCACAGTTATAGAGACACAAAGTAGAATGGTGGGGCCAAATGCTGAGGGGAATGGGGGGTTAGTACTTGGTGGGTTTAGATTCAGTTTTCTAAGATGAAAAAGTGTAcgggaggtggtggtgatggtggacgtacaacaatatgaatgtacttaataccatTGATGTGAATATTTAAAACTGGTTAAGATGGTACATTTTGTTGTGTATtttaccaaaatatttaaaaactgtaaaaaaaaaggagagaaaggaacaggCTGAACACCGACATTGTATTAGCATTGCATCATCAGAGCCAAAAGAAGCTACATAACAGATGCTGTCCATCTCTATGCCCAACCCCCATTTTTCCTTCTGCTGAATGAAGCATGCCCTTGCTCTGCCACTACAAAATACCTTTTTCTTATAAATCACCAGCTCAGAAAATTCAGTGACCTTCCCCATCAGTCCACTAGAGACCACTGTTAGGCAGACAGGACTAACCGGCAGCACTATACAGGAAAGAGAATGCACCCCCGACAACCCAATAGCTCCCCCAAGTGGCTTCAGCAGCTCCACCAAAGAAAAAGACCCCTCTGGACAGAGGGATAGAGTTCTTCCCCAAATTAAAAGCATCTTCTTTAGCTGTTACTAGGATTACCAACatgaatatgagaaaaaaaattccattctAAATACTATCATCTTTAATTTCTTCCAAAATGAAATTGCCTGTCTCCCTCCCATCcattctcactaaaatcaataaataaaatttgaaaaatacaattttttctatATACATGGTTCCATCATTTAAATTTGGTACTGTGGATCTAAATTTACAGAcagggcttttaaaaaatacttataaaacCACTTAACTGGTCTAggaacttttttaaagttttacttaccaaaaaatatctattttaaaaattatgttttaattaatacacCTCTTCAGCATGTCGTGATCCCGCTGGACAACTAAGGGGACTTTACATGGATCTCTAGCTCCTTAGAAACTCTGGCTCGGAGTCCCAGGGTCCTGAAGTATGCACCTTAAAGGTGTCCTGGGTGTTTCCTAGGCTCTACTAGAAACTGAATGTTTATGTTTAGAATGACAACATTTGTGAAACCtcaaaatctttatattttggtTGGAATCATATCAACTCAGTTTAGAAATTTTGATATCTCACTGATTAAAAAGGTCTCTAATtttcaaattgaaaataaaattttacttgaaaaatcCAACTTATCAAATGAATTCTTTCAAAATAGGTTTAGTGACAAGTGATAAATAGATGAAAACCCCTAGTCTACACTCACAGAATTAtgaaactagaaagaaaagaggcaaaaATATTATCTGTGGTTTTGAGacaaagaacagaataaacaaatatttcatcCAAGATTTCTGATTTGTATAACTATTCCCCTGGGTGTCAGCTGTCTCTGATTACAGAATTGATTAATGGAATCACAGGCACAATCCATAAAAACCACAGACCGCCCACAATGACAATCACCAGGACAGAAATACCCAGAAGAAAACAAGGCAAGGCCAGTTATAATACCTTGGATTTGAATGACTACATGGTCATATAAAGAACTATCTATCAAtccacctgaccaagtggtgatgcaatagatagagcatctgactgggatgtggaggacccaggttcaaaaccccaaggttgccagcttgagcacaggctcaccagcctgagcacggggttgctggcttgagtgtgggatcacagacatgaccctatggtcactggttgagcccaaaggtcactggcttgaagcccaaggtcactggcttgagcccaaggtcactggctcgagcaaggggtcacttgctctgctgtagccccccagtcaaggcacatatgagaaagcaatcaatgaacaactaaggtaccgcaacgaagaactgatgcttctcatctctctcccttcctgtctgtctgtccttatttgtccctctctctatctctctatgtaaaacaaacaaataacaaaaaaaaaactatcaatcCAACAATAAAAAACTCCACAAATcatgttttctatatatttactcATAATCAAAAGGCAGAGAGATTAAGGGTCCTCACAGTCAGGTATCAACAATCAGACTTgctataaatgaaattaaaaagtttattaaCCATAGAAAAAAAGTGATTCCTTAAAATCAATTCTCATCAAGTTCCCTGTAAAACAGTAAGcttaaagaaaatttctttttcatgaaCAGAAAAATCACTATGCTTTTGGTCCaagatatattgtttttttttcttcttcagatgaCAGACAGATGGATGTAGCCAAATCTATGAACGAGTGTACTTGCCCCAAATGTGCAACATAAATACAGAAGCGATGAACAGAAGACTCATAACCAATACTGGAACAGGGCCactgaaaataagaagaaaaggcaTGCTTACTTTCAGTAATAATACATTACTATATTTCTAATACTAAAgactgcctgggggtgggggagggaagagcacCGAAGGTTCATCTAAGAATATTATttgcatcatttaaaaatatttccaaattactGTGGTTATTCTGAAGGTGTGGAGACAGCATTGTGGTTATTTAGATGGGAGAAATCCTTCTTTTAGTTAAACAtactaaaattatacaaataaaatgatCTGATGTCCTGGAGACATTAGTCTCTAATTTCAtgtatttgatattttctttaataaaataagaaaaacttcccaaaactctttaagtaaaaataaccCAATTATCAAACTATTATTTCAAATTAAGATTTATTTAAAGGCAACCTTCATCGTCTAACTACATATATATACTAGGCCTATAAAGATAAGAATCTTAAGTTACAAAGTGTTTTCAAATATATGATCCCACTGATTAACAAACTCATAACATaggcaaaacaaatatttttttttaagtgagaggaagggagagagagacagactcccacatgcaccccaacagggatctacccagcaaccccatctggcgCCTATGccccaaccaaccaagctgtcctcagtgtctggggctgacgctcgaaccaatcaagccactggctgtgagagaggaagagagagagaaagagaaggggaagagaagcagatggtcacttcccatgtgtgccctgaccagggatcaaacctaggacatctacacaccaggccgatgctctatcactgagccaactggccaggaccagcaaAACAAATATTAATCTCATTTTATACATAGGGAAAACTGAGGCCATAGACTTGAGTACTTGCCTCAGAACACACAGCCAGAATGAAAGAGATTTgagctcaggttttctgattcacaTATATTACTGCTTTAAGATTCCCATCTCCAAGGACCAAACATTCTAAGGTAATGGTGGTAAGTCTTACTTACAGGTTTCTTTCAGGCTGGAAATAGATTTCACTCTTCAGCCCTTCCCTAAATCATTCACTTCAGTGATATGTTACGGGCCTTGCCTTTTTGACTTTTCCTGCCAACACCAAGTTTTGGCTGTCACTCCACCTCCGAGATACAACTGGGGGGTACATCGCAGAAAAGACCCCAGAAATCTCTGTAATAGGCAGTGGAGTAACCCAATAGGATCAGCCACAGAGCATGAAGCTGAGAGCACAGCTCTCAGAGTCCAAGTGCCAGAATCTGTAAAACAAGTCTGCCACGTATGAGCTGTCACTGTGGCCCCATCACTACCTTTCCCaagcctgtttcttcatctggaaagaAAGGATGATCCTAGTTCCTCTCATAGGGTTACTGaggtattaaataaattaatattcaacCAATACAGGCttatagtaagtgctcagaaaCTGCTACTATAATCAACCTGAAAACATTTCTAAGCTCCTACAAAGAGCCAACAACAAACTCTTAAGATGTTCCTCGACTGCTCCAAGTGGATTTGTGGCTATGAGTTCCCAGCTGTGTCCTTTTACCATCTCTCTGGCGTGATGAGAGTGTGCCTTATGATACTTCCAGGAAAGGTTTCTAGCAACCTGGGAACCCTCAAGCAGTAGTAATGAGCAAGCCTGGCTGTACAACAGAAAGCAGGACCATGCACAAGCCAGACTCACTCACAGGAGAGCAGCTTTCCCACCTTCTGGAGAAGGGTTTAAAAGGAGTCCCCTGGATACCCTAAAGAGCAAGGGGCtttgccctggtcggttggctcagtggtagaacatcggcccagtgtgtgtgtgaatgtcccaggttcgatatccagtcagggcacataggagaggtgcccatctacttctccaaccctccctccctctctccctctcttcccctcccacagtcatggatCAACTGGCTCAAGCAAGCTAGCCCCAGgcgccaaggatggctccatggcttccaccgcaggcgctaaaaaaaatgctctggttgcagtggggcaacagccccagatgggcaaagcatcgccccctagtgggcttgctgggtggatcccagttggggtacatgcgggagtctgcctctctgcctcccctcctctcactaaaataaaaaataaataaaaaataaaagagcaagggGCTTCGAAATCTCTCCCTGAAATACtcaaaaagtttacctttaaCCAAGACCAAAAGGTTATCTgatgcctaaccaggtggtgatgcagtggatagagtgtcagactgggacacagaggacccacgttcaaaaccccagggtcaccaacttgagccgaaggtcactgacttgagtgaggAGTCACCCTACCCCCCtgactcaaggcacatatgagaaagcaattaatgaacttaggtgctgcaatgaagaactgatgcttctcatctctcccatcctgcctgtctgcccccccctctctctctcactaaaaaaaaagaaaagattatctgAATACTGCCAATTTATATATCCCTGACCCCAAGAATTACTTCCTGAACACATTCTCACCTTACCATACAAGTCTAATTTGTGACCCAAACCAAGCTATTAGTCTAGTTAATTAAACTAATCCAAATAAATCTCACTTTGTCTTTTTACTACGAGACAGATATATGGAGCACAGGACTGAACAGTCAGAATATGTTTCCAGCTCTTGACTCTGTCCCTCTAAACCTGAACTTTCTGAACATGCAGTGTTATGCAAACAAGAGTTATCATTACTTCAATTCCTCATCCACTGGGCCGAGCCAGGAAAACACTGTAAGCAGTGGTGTCCTAGAGCCTACTTGATCAGAAACCTGTGGGACGAGGCCTGCCTCACAGTACCAGAAACCCTGGAAAGTGAGGTGAGCAAGGCATGAAGACAAGGGTCCCACAGACACCTCATTTCCCATTACCTAATGTACACTCTGAGGCCTAAGAACTTGGAAAGTGGTATGTTCACCCTCCAGGGTCTACTCACTCCCTACAAAAGACAAGAAGGCCAAAGAACTTTTGGTAACACAGCCTAATACAGAAACTTCCATTAGGCTGTAGTAACATTGGCTTCTGCTTCCAGGAGAGCTTTGAAAAATCACCCAACTCCTATTCAAATGGTTACCCCTATTTCTCAGTGTGGGACAAGAACACCAAATGAAGAGCAATGGCATCCAATGAAGCAGTTTTCCCTCCAGTTCTCTCTGCTCCCATCATTTATTTCTCCATAGCTGTAGGAAGGGCTTCCCTTTCACTCAACCATGAGACGTCATTCCAGGCCTTAAACTAATTGGTTGATGTATGGACAAACCAAACCCAGCCCACCCGGCACAAAGGAAGCTGTTGTGTATTGCAGCCTCACCAAACCCAGCACACTGGTGGCAGAGACAGTGCTGCCAGCTCTGTGACACCCACAGACACGCGGGCACTCCGAGACTTACACTTTGAGGCCAGGCGAATCCTCCGTGTAGAAGCGCCACATCCCCCCGGTGCCAGCGGAGGTTGTGCGGCCCGCGCTTCTTGTTCCGCAGCTGGCATTCTTCCTGGGAGGAGATAAAATGTTACAAATGGCTTTTGGGAAACCCTTATAATGGCATTGTAACATATGCTACCATTACActgttaaagaaacagaacaagaaaAAGTCTTCTTTTGTTAGTATACCCCAAATTCTTGTTTTCTCTCCACTGGTCGTAACAACCTCATGAACTAAGAACCTGCCCCATGCTAATGCATACAATAAACCTAtttcataaaaggaaaattaGGCTCAGAAAAGGTTAAGCAAAGGGCCTactaagatcacacagccagcAGGTGGTTGAGCTGGACTGAGGAGCCAGTTCTGACTCTAACGCCCATCTATTTGCCCAAACATACAGACAATACATTGGACAATATATCATATTCCAATTCCTCCTCACATGTATTTTTGTGAAATCAAGCAACAAAGTCCTGCTTTAAAATGCCCTGAATCTGTATACAGTCAACCTTCAAACAAGTCCGGGTTTGAACTGGGTGCTCCCTTTCCTCACATGGACTTTTTTTCACCCAATACCATATGTACCTTCTCTTCTTTAtggttttcttaataacattttcttttctccatcttaCCTTATTGTAAGAATACGGTATATAACATGTAGCATACATAATGTGTTAATCAACTACTATGTTATCAGTAAGGCCACAGTGAGCTAtcagtagttaagttttgggggaatcAAAAGTTTTATGTGGATTTTCGACTGTGGGGGAAGTGGGGGGGCTTAACTCCCATGCTGTTCAAGGGTAAACTGTAATATgacttttaaattactttaaaatgttttaaaattactgtATTTGCTACAAGGGAGACAAAAATATTGAGCTTTAATTATAATCCAGGTCTGCAAGTAGAACATacattttataacaaaatattttgtaaccCGTTTTCACTATTTTGATATACCACAGACCTTGGACAGAGAGGTAAGATGTGGAAAAAATGCACAAAAGACCCAACCAGAACTTGTCCCTCCGTCAGCAGGAGATCAAGGCTGTGAGCCGAGCTGTGTACCACAGACAGTCCCAGCACACGGAAGGAGCCAGATGTCACTTACACCAGCCAGCAACAGGCCCGGGAACCCATTCCTCCTCTCCTGTCACGGAGGGGCCCACCCAACAACCATGCTCCCATGAAACACTACTCCACTCACTCCACTTCTCACCTTGCCTCAGTGCTAGAGCGCTACAACACAAGAGTGAATAGTAAGTGTGAGAAAAGTCAGCCCATTTATCACCAACTCAGaaatcctgggggggggggggagccctgcCCCATCACTGCCCTTCATTCTTAACCAGACCCCAGTACACCCCCCTTAAAATCCTACCCCAGTAATGTGGACTACTGATCATGGATTTCCACAGGGAGAAAACAGTAGTGAAAACCTTATCCCTACCATCTCTTCTGCTACCCTCCCAAATCTGATCCTAACCCCAGCTCGTCCTGCCACGGCCTTTACCCCACATACCATGCAAGAAACCCAGTTCTAGAGCTCAGACCTGCCCTGATGCATAGAATAAGAGAGTAGAGTCCTGGTTCCAGCCTGCGTGCCAGCAAAAGAGCTGTGTTCATGCTAGAACCTTGGGAGCAATCAGTGTCAAACAACGATTTGGGTCTACTGCACTACAAAGATTTCAGACACATTTCAGATACATTAACTATAGGTTACACAGTGGCCGGGAGCTTAGACCACCGTTCATCTGACTGTAAGCGGCAAACATGCTGTACCAGGGTTTAAGGAGTAATTCATACACCTAGAAAAGCTTTCACACAGAGACATACCTATATCTTTTAACCTGTGGGGTAGGTCCCTGAAGTTTTCCTCCTTGTTCATAAAAGGGAAGTCGAGCTAGACAGTAAACCAGCATGGACATGGTAAGTCATGGGCTGAACCAGGACTAGGACCTATGCACTTTTACTTTTCCCATAACCTCCCAACTCCAGGTCCTGTCTTCAAAGTCTCCTGAAATTACAGGAATTCAAAAGGATCAGCCTGGCCTCTTTTAAGATTTCTTACATCTACTGGCATATGGAACACAGAAGAGGATTTGAAAGTCAGGACccctagaaataacaaaaatattcaaaatacctCCCATCCCCCCCACTGGGAAGTAGGCAGAAGTACATAGAGCCCGTTTTAATCTCTACAGTATTTGGGGTCTATTTTACCCTTTTCTTCTTGCCACTGtaactctttccctcttcccataCCTTACCACGATGGTCTTCATAACTGACCTTTTCCgtactttgttttaaaaagatggcCTTTTGACTGTTCCTCAAAGCCAAGCTCATTCCCATCTAGACTTTACACTTAATCCTTCCTTATGTCTAGGAAGCCTATTCCTCCCCAGACCATCGTGTGATTTCCTCTCTTGCTTCTGTCTCCACTATTCTGAACGCCTGTCTGAAACAGCTATTCACCACACCCCAGCCCCCGCACTCTCTATCCCCACCCAGCCTTACTCTTCCTCATAGCCCTTCTCGTCTGAAActacatgatttatttatttgccttgcTTACGGTCTTCCACACTGGAATATAAATTAAATGAGGCCAAATTCTGACTATCTTGATCGCAGATATATCCTCAGAGCTGAAACAGAGCCTGGCATGTTCCCTTAAATAACTATTTGATGACTATCTTAAAATCCCTGGCTATTCCCTCGTTTATATCCCTGATTCTCATTAATCCTGCTTGAACTCTGTGGCGTATTCTGCAGCTTTCCAGTTTACAATGCACTATTACCCCTTTTCATCCTCATAGCCATCTCATTTTACTCTATATTGAAAAGAACAAGGACTCCACCCCTGACCTGACTTGAAATCCTCTCCAGGGTACTACCTCTAAAACCTCATTAAGCATGGAGAGAGAATGCAAATCTGCACACTATAGAATCCAAACCATTATGTTCAACTTTTTAAAGCATTAGCTTCAACTTTTTCATACAAAGCAGGGATATATTCTTAGACAGCCAACAACTATTGCAAGCATTAAGTAACTTAAAGAGTGGCCAAATTCTAGAAGGGAACACTGTAGTCTCTCTCAGTACATACAACCATGATCTGCTAGTTACACTAGTCCTAGCATTACTGAACCCCAAATGACATCAACACCCACAACTTGAAAAGCTGCCTGTCCTCCAATGCTTGTTTCTCAATCTCACATGTGTAGcagctatttcatttttattaagtaaacacactatttcattattttatttacatttgataaatatgtgatttctctattttttctttaaaaatttcagatGCCGAACTGCGCTGCCACAGGACTGCCCATTCTTACTAACCAGACCCATTTCTCAAGGAGCCGCCCCTACAGGACGTGTTCTCCATTCCAGCGCAAAGAACCTCTGAACTACAGGGTGGAAATGGGACAGCAAGCCAAACCCATACAACCTAAACCACAGCCTGGCATACTTTCCAGGGTCCCAGCCTTCCCTTGAACATCATAGTGACAAGGAACTCCCAATTGTTCAAGATAGCCGCCCAATTTCTCAGTTATACCAGGATTGCTTTCCTCTGAGCTGAAATCTGTCTCATGTAAGTTAAACTGTTAGTTTTCTAGTTAGCTACTGTTACCAACCACAAAAATCTCATCAATCTTCACATCCTTCTGAACAGTTCGCGTTCTTCAAGGTCTTACTTACCCTCTCTAAATAAAACCCCACTAGTTCCTTCAAAAATCCCGAGactggggggaagggaagggcacaaagaaaaccagatagaaggtgatggaagacaatttgactttgggtgatgggtatgcaacataatcaaatgtcaaaataacctggagatgttttctctgaacctatgtaccctgattgatcaatgtcatcctattaaaattaatttaaaaaaaatttttttaataataaataaataaataaaaatcccaaGACAAAGGTGTTGCTTgactcattccttcattcatccTTTACGGTATCAGGCCTCACAGTAAAATAGACAATAACTTGGCAGTTTCTATCAAAGTCtaatatagaaataaatgctGTTACCACAGTATGAATGGAATGCTCTAAGAGCAAAACAGAAAACTGGTAGCTACTGCTACTTTTGGagtcagggaaggcctcaagAGGAAATACTCTGAGCTTAGTCTTGGGAGAATAAATAGAAATTGTGTGAGTGTGGGGGTGGTGAGGGTTCAGAAAACAGTAATAAATTCACCATTGCTGGATcacaggagaagggaaggaaagaggatgtCAGGCTGAAAAAATGTATCACCAAAAACTGTATtatcccacacacacacacttttttaagTTCagcaaaaagaaacagagaaactaAGCAGCAGAGTGACAGAACCAGAGTACAGGATGGACTGGAGTGGAAATGACCTGAAGAGAAGAGTtctacagaaaatacaaaaatctggacctgaccaggtggtggcacaatggatggagcatcgacctggaatgctgaggacccaggttcgaaaccccaaggtggcagtcttgagaacaggctcaacaccatgagtgtgggatcatcaacacaaccccatggccactggcttgagcccagaggtcgctggtttgaagcccaaggacactgctttgaacaaagggtcactggctcagctggagcctccctccACACCGGCAAATTAGggatgagaagcaaacaatgaacaactaaagtaacacaactatgagttggtatttttcatctctctcccttcctatctgtctctctcccgtctctctctctcctgcaaaaagaaaaaaaaaaagaatcaaccaatgagtgcataaataagtgaacagcaaattgatgtttctctcttccttgctctctaaaatcaataaatattgtttaaaaaaagaaaatgcaaagtctAGATGAGCAAAGTCGACAGCTAAACTAAGGCAGTAGAAATGAAGACAGAAACAAATAATGAGgtttcttaatataaatataatttaaagtctgacaagtgaatggataaagacaAAGCATAAGAAAATTCCAAAATGACGCTGAAGTTCTGGCTTCGGGTGAACGAGTGTAGAGCAGTGCCATATGGAAGTGAAGAAATGTAACTGAGACCGCACTGGGATGACCCCCGAGACTGTTTAGTGTTGGACAAGTCACGTTACATTGAGCGTGCAGGGAACTTCCAGGTAGAAACATGACTGCAAAGCTCAGGTCCAGAAACACCATTTCAATGATACCAGTTTTCTCATCGTTGTCTCTGACCCTACTCTAatttaactttccttttttttaaagtggcagCCGAAACTGTGCAATGATCAGAAAATGTTACTTCCCTCTTACAAAAGACCAAAAGGCCATTACTCCTACGGCCACGTCACCTGAGACTTTTTGTCTTTGTGAATCTTAATATTCCGGGGTCTCCTTCTCAGGAAAACGGGTTTGGGGGCCCCATCACTTCCAGCCCACATCCAAGAGGGTAGCAGGGATCCTTACCTCTG from Saccopteryx leptura isolate mSacLep1 chromosome 2, mSacLep1_pri_phased_curated, whole genome shotgun sequence carries:
- the SEC61B gene encoding protein transport protein Sec61 subunit beta isoform X2: MPGPTPGGTNVGSSGRSPSKAVAARAAGSTVRQRKNASCGTRSAGRTTSAGTGGMWRFYTEDSPGLKVGPVPVLVMSLLFIASVFMLHIWGKYTRS
- the SEC61B gene encoding protein transport protein Sec61 subunit beta isoform X1 — its product is MPGPTPGGTNVGSSGRSPSKAVAARAAGSTVRQRKNASCGTRSAGRTTSAGTGGMWRFYTEDSPGLKVGPVPVLVMSLLFIASVFMLHIWGKLSGRVAMNST